In Rubrivirga marina, the following are encoded in one genomic region:
- the fliF gene encoding flagellar basal-body MS-ring/collar protein FliF: protein MSAIVQAREAVQQLPPRRRLLLGGVVVGVVGALLLVARWASQPDYALLFGGLPAQEAGQVVEQLESQGVAYDLRDGGASIYVPREDVYGLRLRLATEGVVSEGPAGYELFDGGTLGMTDFMQRLNVKRALEGELARTIASVRQVERARVHLVLPERSPFQDRQVPASASVVLGVRGSLGPDQVAGVTALVAGAVEGLSTNEVTVLDEAGRMLAGPDAAGPEGGLSTAQLRMREEVESHLAEAGQSMLDQLLGPGRAVVRVAADLDLARTTSETNAVDPESQTVLSEELQEEAGEVGGATSTVRNYEVTRTTTRQEQEAGSIRALTVSVLLDEAAPPADPAAEADTPTPFTDDQLRQIESLVKNAVGFDEERGDRFAVQQLRFSTPAEAGGLLASADATVWAGLGLRYGIVLLVLLLAYRLLKRLADALAAPAEREALALDAAEADRLLGDGLAVGEDGELLGLPESAPVRATIEAVDDDPYAAKLSPEAQALANTSSLADDLRAAVDADPEAASNVVRAWLREDTPTA from the coding sequence ATGTCCGCTATCGTCCAGGCCCGTGAGGCCGTCCAACAGCTGCCGCCGCGCCGGCGCCTCCTCTTGGGGGGCGTGGTCGTGGGGGTCGTGGGCGCGCTGCTTCTCGTGGCCCGCTGGGCCAGCCAGCCCGACTACGCGCTCCTCTTCGGAGGCCTCCCGGCTCAGGAGGCTGGCCAGGTCGTGGAGCAGCTCGAGAGCCAGGGCGTGGCCTACGACCTCCGCGACGGCGGCGCCTCCATCTACGTCCCACGCGAGGACGTCTACGGCCTCCGGCTCCGGCTGGCGACCGAGGGCGTCGTGAGCGAGGGGCCCGCCGGCTACGAGCTGTTCGACGGCGGGACGCTGGGCATGACCGACTTCATGCAGCGCCTGAACGTGAAGCGGGCGCTCGAGGGCGAGCTCGCCCGCACGATCGCGTCGGTCCGCCAGGTCGAGCGCGCGCGGGTCCACCTCGTGCTCCCCGAGCGGAGCCCGTTCCAGGACCGGCAGGTCCCGGCCAGCGCGTCGGTCGTGCTCGGCGTGCGCGGCTCGCTCGGGCCGGACCAGGTGGCCGGCGTGACGGCCCTCGTGGCCGGCGCCGTCGAGGGCCTTTCGACGAACGAGGTGACGGTCCTCGACGAGGCCGGGCGGATGCTCGCGGGCCCCGACGCGGCCGGCCCCGAAGGCGGCCTCTCGACGGCCCAGCTCCGGATGCGCGAGGAGGTCGAGAGCCACCTCGCCGAGGCCGGCCAGTCGATGCTCGACCAGTTGCTGGGGCCGGGCCGGGCCGTCGTCCGCGTCGCGGCCGACCTAGACTTGGCGCGCACGACCTCGGAGACGAACGCCGTCGACCCCGAGAGCCAGACGGTCCTCTCGGAGGAGCTCCAGGAGGAGGCCGGTGAGGTCGGCGGCGCCACGTCGACCGTCCGGAACTACGAGGTCACGCGGACGACGACGCGGCAGGAGCAGGAGGCCGGCTCGATCCGCGCGCTGACCGTCTCGGTCCTCCTCGACGAGGCCGCGCCGCCGGCCGACCCCGCGGCCGAGGCCGACACGCCGACCCCCTTCACCGACGACCAGCTGCGCCAGATCGAGTCGCTCGTCAAGAACGCCGTCGGGTTCGACGAGGAGCGCGGCGACCGGTTCGCGGTCCAGCAGCTCCGGTTCTCGACGCCGGCCGAGGCCGGCGGCCTCCTCGCCTCGGCCGACGCGACGGTCTGGGCGGGCCTCGGCCTGCGGTACGGCATCGTCCTGCTGGTCCTCCTCCTGGCCTACCGCCTGCTGAAGCGGCTGGCCGACGCGCTCGCCGCGCCGGCCGAGCGCGAGGCCCTGGCCCTCGACGCCGCCGAGGCCGACCGCCTCCTCGGGGACGGGCTGGCCGTCGGCGAGGACGGCGAGCTCCTGGGGCTCCCCGAGAGCGCCCCCGTCCGGGCCACCATCGAGGCGGTCGATGACGACCCGTACGCCGCCAAGCTCTCGCCCGAGGCCCAGGCCCTCGCCAACACCTCGTCCCTGGCCGATGACCTCCGGGCCGCGGTCGACGCTGACCCCGAGGCCGCCTCCAACGTCGTCCGGGCGTGGCTCCGCGAGGACACCCCCACTGCCTAG
- the fliE gene encoding flagellar hook-basal body complex protein FliE, whose translation MTVAAIAARAQGPGTPVRVQSQPSEGTPGPSEGPAFRDTLAQAVDRVDGAQKAADAQVEAFVAGETENVHDVMIALNQAELHFQLLTEVRNKLLDGYQELMRMQV comes from the coding sequence ATGACCGTCGCCGCCATCGCCGCTCGCGCCCAGGGCCCGGGGACCCCCGTCCGCGTCCAGAGCCAGCCGTCCGAAGGCACGCCGGGCCCTTCGGAGGGGCCGGCCTTCCGCGACACGCTCGCGCAGGCCGTCGACCGCGTCGACGGCGCCCAGAAGGCGGCCGACGCCCAGGTCGAGGCCTTCGTGGCCGGCGAAACCGAGAACGTCCACGACGTGATGATCGCGCTGAACCAGGCCGAGCTCCACTTCCAGCTCCTCACCGAGGTCCGCAACAAACTCCTCGACGGCTACCAGGAGCTCATGCGGATGCAGGTCTGA
- the flgC gene encoding flagellar basal body rod protein FlgC encodes MLSPLRSFSPFRTAARGLEAQRVALGVATENIANATTTRTADGTPYQPKRAVHEAPAALRAFESSLRAARLPLQTANGRHIGGVRHQLATNGPELGPTTEVVGEARERLEYDPTHPDADADGYVHYPDVNVVDEMARMISANRIYEANLTSVKAAKEMIKRSLEI; translated from the coding sequence ATGCTGTCTCCGCTCCGCTCGTTCAGCCCGTTCCGGACGGCCGCCCGGGGCCTCGAGGCCCAGCGCGTTGCGCTCGGCGTGGCCACCGAAAACATCGCCAACGCGACCACCACGCGGACGGCCGACGGCACGCCGTACCAGCCGAAGCGAGCCGTCCACGAGGCGCCCGCCGCGCTCCGCGCCTTCGAGTCCTCCCTCCGCGCGGCCCGGCTCCCGCTCCAGACGGCGAACGGCCGCCACATCGGAGGCGTCCGCCACCAGCTCGCCACCAACGGCCCCGAGCTAGGACCCACGACCGAGGTCGTAGGCGAGGCCCGCGAGCGGCTCGAATACGACCCCACGCACCCGGACGCGGACGCCGACGGGTACGTCCACTACCCCGACGTCAACGTCGTCGACGAGATGGCGCGCATGATCTCCGCCAACCGGATCTACGAGGCCAACCTGACCTCGGTGAAGGCGGCCAAGGAGATGATCAAGCGCTCGCTCGAGATCTGA
- a CDS encoding flagellar basal body rod protein FlgB, whose product MTPPPLRLLQNAMQAYTYRLESLASNVANLDTPGYNRLAVRFEESLQDARRSADGDVDAVAAEMVEEGRAPLLEDELMEIADTQMRVQLATRALHEHFARIRTGITGRAG is encoded by the coding sequence GTGACGCCCCCCCCTCTCCGCCTGCTTCAGAACGCGATGCAGGCGTACACATATCGCCTCGAAAGCCTCGCCTCCAACGTCGCCAACCTCGACACGCCGGGCTACAACCGCCTCGCGGTCCGGTTCGAGGAGTCGCTGCAGGACGCCCGCCGCAGCGCTGACGGGGACGTCGACGCCGTCGCAGCAGAGATGGTCGAGGAAGGCCGGGCGCCGCTCCTCGAGGACGAGTTGATGGAGATCGCCGACACCCAGATGCGCGTGCAGCTGGCGACGCGGGCGCTCCACGAGCACTTCGCTCGGATCCGGACGGGCATCACCGGGCGCGCGGGCTAA
- a CDS encoding sigma-54-dependent transcriptional regulator, whose protein sequence is MPSAPDTARPRVLFVDDELPLRDVVSRLLDRRGVDVTTAGDAITAVEILRDEPFDLVLTDFQMPGMDGLELLAHVREHYPDLPAVMITGHASVQHAVRAMAGGAVDYLPKPFAVDALAERVLEQISARAARRARRAARPDRPVPAKRLAAGGFVGEHPAIVRLRNLVDLVAASQAPVFVHGESGTGKEVMARYIHQRSERPGPFVAINCANLPRELVESALFGHKKGAFTGATGDHTGVFEEAHGGTLLLDEVTEVEPAVQAKLLRVLQEGEVQPVGAKRPKSVDVRIVATTNRDVSGAIAEGAFREDLYHRLAVFPVSLPPLRERGDDIRLLAERFVEKYRALYGLGPKTIARELMDRFLASAWPGNVRQLENLVHRGVVLSAGREAIEVGDVEHVDLIDATPSEGEHRLAPRAHAVTTLDEMERAMILRALEETGGNQVQAAERLGISDRTIRNKLKRYKEEGHVD, encoded by the coding sequence ATGCCCTCCGCGCCTGACACGGCCCGTCCCCGCGTGCTATTCGTCGATGATGAGTTGCCTCTTCGTGACGTCGTATCTCGCCTGTTGGATCGCCGCGGGGTCGACGTCACGACGGCCGGCGACGCGATCACGGCCGTCGAGATCCTGCGCGACGAGCCGTTCGACCTCGTCCTGACGGACTTCCAGATGCCCGGCATGGACGGGCTCGAGCTGCTGGCCCACGTGCGCGAGCACTACCCGGATCTCCCGGCCGTCATGATCACGGGCCACGCGAGCGTCCAGCACGCGGTCCGAGCCATGGCCGGGGGGGCCGTCGATTACCTCCCGAAGCCGTTCGCCGTCGACGCCCTCGCGGAGCGCGTGCTCGAGCAGATCAGCGCGCGGGCGGCTCGTCGGGCGAGGCGGGCGGCCCGGCCCGATCGGCCCGTTCCGGCGAAGCGGCTGGCCGCCGGGGGGTTCGTCGGCGAGCACCCCGCGATCGTCCGGCTCCGCAACCTGGTCGACCTCGTGGCGGCGAGCCAGGCGCCCGTGTTCGTCCACGGTGAGAGCGGGACGGGGAAGGAGGTCATGGCCCGCTACATCCACCAGCGGAGCGAGCGGCCCGGCCCGTTCGTGGCCATCAACTGCGCGAACCTCCCGCGCGAGCTCGTCGAGAGCGCGCTGTTCGGGCACAAGAAGGGCGCGTTCACGGGGGCTACGGGCGACCACACGGGCGTGTTCGAGGAGGCCCACGGCGGGACGCTCCTGCTCGACGAGGTGACCGAGGTGGAGCCGGCCGTCCAGGCCAAGCTCCTCCGGGTGCTCCAGGAGGGCGAGGTCCAGCCGGTCGGCGCGAAGCGGCCGAAGAGCGTCGACGTCCGGATCGTGGCGACGACGAACCGGGACGTGTCGGGGGCGATCGCGGAGGGCGCGTTCCGGGAGGACCTCTACCACCGCCTCGCCGTCTTCCCGGTCAGCCTGCCGCCGCTCCGAGAGCGCGGCGACGACATCCGGCTCCTCGCCGAGCGGTTCGTCGAGAAGTACCGGGCGCTCTACGGGCTCGGGCCGAAGACGATCGCGCGCGAGCTGATGGACCGGTTCCTCGCGTCGGCGTGGCCCGGCAACGTCCGCCAGCTCGAGAACCTCGTCCATCGGGGCGTCGTGCTCTCGGCCGGTCGCGAAGCGATCGAGGTCGGCGACGTGGAGCACGTGGACCTCATCGACGCCACGCCGTCGGAGGGGGAGCACCGCCTGGCCCCTCGCGCCCATGCCGTGACGACGCTCGACGAGATGGAGCGGGCCATGATCCTCCGGGCGCTTGAGGAGACGGGGGGCAACCAGGTCCAGGCCGCCGAGCGGCTGGGGATCAGCGACCGAACGATCCGGAACAAGCTCAAGCGATACAAAGAAGAGGGGCACGTCGACTAG
- a CDS encoding flagellar biosynthesis anti-sigma factor FlgM, whose protein sequence is MTIRPASDSPAAAAAAVGPVRSDAASAEGPRSDTAPAGAAPSEGDRLEISDAARARAAGAPEAGSLEIEVARLALRQGGEMDAARLHELRERVRTGYYDNPPAIDRIAEAAARDLAE, encoded by the coding sequence ATGACCATCCGTCCCGCCTCCGACTCCCCCGCCGCTGCGGCCGCCGCCGTCGGCCCGGTCCGATCCGACGCCGCGTCGGCCGAGGGGCCCCGCTCCGACACCGCGCCCGCTGGCGCCGCGCCCAGCGAGGGCGACCGGCTGGAGATCTCCGATGCGGCCCGCGCCCGCGCTGCCGGCGCCCCCGAGGCGGGCAGCCTCGAGATCGAGGTCGCCCGCCTCGCCCTCCGACAGGGCGGCGAGATGGACGCCGCCCGGCTCCACGAGCTCCGCGAGCGCGTCCGGACGGGGTACTACGACAACCCGCCCGCCATCGACCGGATCGCGGAGGCCGCGGCCCGCGACCTCGCGGAGTAG
- the fliD gene encoding flagellar filament capping protein FliD, giving the protein MANLSTIYNSSSLYEQLISQVIAVESQPKLKLRAEQTEHSVYKGVLSDFSSKASALDAVLDRLADPLRAPFAGRRATPGSGAGFTASASDDAAFGQHDVRVTQLARADARISKRVDAAGTALATQFGGTTTSFTVHVAQPEGDPVALEVAYAVAADATDDEVLAGIASAVNAAVTEAEGDGRLAEGTGLGASVVHETAGTSRLSLRGHATGYANRLTFSDPDGLLAALEVDRTTAASGTGGGAVHAVGTGAEDSALSASFTLDGLTMYRDSNTVDDALDGVTLTLTAPTDAAVSLDVGTDVAGIRKEVEAFVKAYNGLATFLNTKTKVDADAGTRGTFASDASVRGLRTGLRSDLTRAAGDGTFRGLADLGITTERDGTLTIDTAALEAAIAASPDAVGRLFTDDDGYVARLAGRIDGLLGSSGTIEQRKETADARIKRLDTQIERWEARLSFREESLRAQFAQFEQISTVAQSQQSSLMSLFYF; this is encoded by the coding sequence ATGGCCAACCTCTCCACCATCTACAACTCGAGCTCGCTCTACGAGCAGCTCATCAGTCAGGTGATCGCCGTGGAGTCGCAGCCGAAGCTGAAGCTGCGGGCCGAGCAGACCGAGCACTCGGTTTACAAAGGCGTCCTCAGCGACTTCTCGAGCAAGGCCTCGGCCCTCGACGCCGTGCTCGACCGGCTCGCCGACCCGCTCCGGGCCCCGTTCGCCGGGCGCCGCGCGACGCCCGGGTCCGGCGCCGGGTTCACGGCCTCCGCCAGCGACGACGCGGCCTTCGGCCAGCACGACGTCCGCGTGACGCAGCTGGCCCGCGCCGACGCCCGGATCTCGAAGCGGGTCGACGCCGCGGGCACCGCGCTCGCCACGCAGTTCGGCGGGACGACGACCTCGTTCACCGTCCACGTCGCCCAGCCCGAGGGCGACCCCGTCGCCCTCGAGGTGGCCTACGCCGTGGCCGCCGACGCGACCGACGACGAGGTCCTGGCCGGGATCGCCAGCGCCGTCAACGCGGCCGTGACGGAGGCCGAGGGCGACGGCCGCCTCGCCGAGGGGACCGGCCTCGGCGCCTCCGTCGTCCACGAGACGGCCGGCACGTCGCGGCTCTCGCTGCGCGGCCACGCCACCGGCTACGCCAACCGCCTCACCTTTTCCGACCCTGACGGTCTCCTCGCCGCGCTCGAGGTCGACCGAACCACGGCCGCCTCCGGCACGGGCGGCGGGGCCGTCCACGCCGTCGGGACCGGCGCCGAGGACTCGGCGCTGAGCGCGTCGTTCACGCTCGACGGCCTCACGATGTACCGCGACAGCAACACCGTCGACGACGCGCTCGACGGGGTCACGCTCACGCTCACGGCGCCGACCGACGCGGCCGTCTCGCTCGACGTCGGGACCGACGTAGCCGGCATCCGCAAGGAGGTCGAAGCGTTCGTCAAGGCCTACAACGGCCTCGCCACGTTCCTCAACACGAAGACGAAAGTCGACGCCGACGCCGGCACGCGGGGAACGTTCGCCAGCGACGCCTCCGTCCGCGGCCTCCGCACCGGCCTCCGCTCGGACCTCACCCGCGCGGCCGGCGACGGCACGTTCCGCGGGCTCGCCGACCTCGGCATCACCACCGAGCGTGACGGGACGCTCACCATCGACACGGCGGCGCTGGAGGCGGCCATCGCCGCCTCGCCCGACGCCGTCGGCCGCCTGTTCACCGACGACGACGGCTACGTGGCGCGACTGGCCGGCCGGATCGACGGGCTCCTCGGCTCGTCCGGCACGATCGAGCAGCGCAAGGAGACGGCCGACGCGCGGATCAAGCGGCTCGACACCCAGATCGAGCGGTGGGAGGCCCGGCTCTCGTTCCGCGAGGAGTCGCTGCGCGCCCAGTTCGCCCAGTTCGAGCAGATCTCGACGGTCGCCCAGTCCCAGCAGTCGTCGCTCATGTCGCTGTTCTACTTCTAG
- the fliS gene encoding flagellar export chaperone FliS, giving the protein MPALHAVRLYQQQAVRSASPAALVDKLYEIGVAAAHAGDASRARRALVELTAALDLERGGEIAAQLQGLYEFSLRAVTAGDFTTVAELLGGLREAWRAGPLAAERAPALAAA; this is encoded by the coding sequence ATGCCCGCTCTCCACGCCGTCCGCCTCTACCAGCAGCAAGCCGTGCGCTCCGCCTCGCCTGCCGCCCTCGTCGACAAGCTCTACGAGATCGGCGTGGCCGCCGCGCACGCCGGCGACGCCTCGCGCGCGCGCCGCGCCCTCGTCGAGCTCACGGCCGCCCTCGACCTCGAGCGGGGCGGCGAGATCGCGGCCCAGCTCCAGGGCCTCTACGAGTTCTCCCTCCGCGCCGTCACCGCCGGCGACTTCACGACGGTCGCCGAGCTCCTCGGCGGGCTCCGCGAGGCGTGGCGGGCCGGCCCGCTCGCCGCCGAGCGCGCCCCGGCCCTCGCAGCCGCCTGA
- a CDS encoding flagellin, with translation MSFRINTNTQSALALSSLNKTTSEIGSRQLRLATGSRINSAADDSAGFTISNKLQATTRGQAQALGNIGDAKSMLTVAEGALGSTMDILQTMKEKAVQAGNSSMGDEERAAIQSQVAALGAEVSDILGGANFNGTKLFTNDAAGTDLSFQVGDKSGDTFSTTIGRTSVSSLGIGTVATTTTPAADAVATVSSVSDDGDGTAITTGGFTLGGAYSGTEDKVIEFTVDGSDLTYQDEDGRTQTISIADANNEAKGGFEGVTIEVDTNATSGDKFTLNLTAKTEAVTEGDFTSSLDLTSDSGVADALTTIDAAISSISRTASSLGDVQNRLDFKAQNLETSKTNYEAANSRIADADFAKEQMEIVKLQILQQTGSAMFAQSNASGQSVLSFF, from the coding sequence ATGTCCTTCCGCATCAACACCAACACGCAGTCGGCGCTCGCGCTGTCCTCGCTCAACAAGACGACGAGCGAGATCGGCTCCCGCCAGCTCCGCCTCGCCACGGGCAGCCGGATCAACTCGGCCGCCGACGACTCGGCCGGCTTCACGATCTCGAACAAGCTCCAGGCCACGACGCGGGGCCAGGCTCAGGCGCTCGGCAACATCGGCGACGCCAAGTCGATGCTGACCGTCGCCGAGGGTGCGCTCGGGTCCACGATGGATATCCTCCAGACGATGAAGGAGAAGGCCGTCCAGGCCGGCAACAGCTCGATGGGCGACGAAGAGCGCGCCGCCATCCAGAGCCAGGTCGCGGCGCTCGGCGCCGAGGTCTCGGACATCCTGGGCGGCGCCAACTTCAACGGCACCAAGCTTTTCACCAACGACGCTGCGGGCACCGACCTCTCCTTCCAGGTGGGCGACAAGTCCGGCGACACCTTCAGCACCACGATCGGCCGCACCAGCGTCTCGTCGCTCGGCATCGGGACGGTCGCTACCACCACCACCCCCGCTGCGGATGCCGTGGCGACCGTCTCTTCGGTTAGCGACGACGGCGACGGCACGGCCATCACCACCGGCGGCTTCACGCTCGGCGGCGCCTACTCCGGCACCGAGGACAAGGTCATCGAATTCACCGTCGACGGCTCGGACCTGACCTACCAAGACGAGGACGGCCGGACGCAGACCATTTCCATCGCCGATGCCAACAACGAGGCCAAGGGTGGCTTCGAAGGCGTCACGATCGAGGTCGACACCAACGCGACCAGCGGCGACAAGTTCACGCTCAACCTGACGGCCAAGACCGAGGCCGTCACGGAGGGCGACTTCACCAGCTCGCTCGACCTCACCTCAGACTCGGGCGTGGCCGATGCGCTGACGACGATCGACGCGGCCATCTCGTCGATCAGCCGGACGGCCTCCAGCCTCGGCGACGTCCAGAACCGGCTCGACTTCAAGGCCCAGAACCTCGAGACCTCGAAGACGAACTACGAGGCGGCCAACAGCCGGATCGCCGACGCCGACTTCGCCAAGGAGCAGATGGAGATCGTGAAGCTCCAGATCCTCCAGCAGACGGGCTCGGCCATGTTCGCCCAGTCGAACGCGAGCGGCCAGTCGGTCCTCTCGTTCTTCTAG
- a CDS encoding flagellin, with the protein MPRPVVTALTRAVAQSGTRRALPDARTAVDVLNSQLATGYRIQRPSDDPGGFTQARTLGRVQDRLAQYGRSLDAATLWTDRTQAELDGLSDLFADARDLGLRAANGVLDTESLADEVESLREEVIARLNAKSGDEHLFAGNATDTAPVHADGTLAPGDFSGQRRREVAPGVTVTLNATDALHIGGVPATDRLQALADAIRSGDADALAAALDGANAGIDHYARLGGQSGAVSRTLAHARDAVETQDVLIGERRASIEEIDLTEVLGELQRRQTGLEAALRASAATVQMSLLDYLQ; encoded by the coding sequence ATGCCCCGCCCCGTCGTCACCGCGCTCACGCGCGCCGTCGCCCAATCGGGGACCCGGCGGGCACTCCCCGACGCCCGCACGGCCGTCGACGTCCTCAACAGCCAGCTCGCGACGGGCTACCGGATCCAGCGGCCGTCCGACGACCCCGGCGGGTTCACGCAGGCCCGCACGCTCGGCCGGGTCCAGGACCGGCTCGCGCAGTACGGCCGGAGCCTCGACGCGGCCACGCTCTGGACCGACCGGACGCAAGCCGAGCTCGACGGCCTCTCGGACCTCTTCGCCGACGCCCGCGACCTCGGCCTCCGCGCCGCCAACGGCGTCCTCGACACCGAGAGCCTCGCCGACGAGGTCGAGTCACTCCGGGAGGAGGTCATCGCCCGGCTCAACGCCAAGAGCGGCGACGAGCACCTTTTTGCCGGCAACGCGACCGACACCGCTCCCGTCCACGCCGACGGAACGCTGGCGCCCGGCGACTTCTCGGGCCAGCGCCGTCGCGAGGTGGCCCCGGGCGTGACCGTCACGCTCAACGCCACCGACGCCCTCCACATTGGCGGCGTCCCGGCGACCGACCGGCTCCAGGCCCTCGCCGACGCCATCCGCTCCGGCGACGCCGACGCGCTGGCCGCCGCGCTCGACGGGGCCAACGCCGGGATCGACCACTACGCCCGCCTCGGCGGCCAGAGCGGGGCCGTCTCGCGGACGCTCGCCCACGCCCGCGACGCCGTCGAGACGCAGGACGTCCTGATCGGCGAGCGCCGCGCGTCGATTGAGGAGATCGACCTGACCGAGGTCCTCGGCGAGCTCCAGCGCCGCCAGACGGGCCTCGAGGCCGCCCTCCGCGCCTCCGCCGCGACGGTCCAGATGTCGCTGCTGGACTACCTCCAGTAG